In Paraburkholderia aromaticivorans, a single window of DNA contains:
- a CDS encoding MarR family winged helix-turn-helix transcriptional regulator codes for MSEQYLTFKLDLIKTGMINKANTAYRAACGLDVRLLRVLRLICDKPGVTATALTGQALIEKSLLSKLLAELIERKLIRRTIHPDDARHFQLWPTMAGKRTRAKTDGLGLKLEAEMLSTLSVMECKQLNRIADKLVEAFRMEWTAPDLRPNGSNRCDAQQRVSNAR; via the coding sequence ATGTCTGAGCAATACCTCACCTTCAAGCTGGATCTGATTAAAACCGGGATGATCAATAAGGCAAACACGGCATACAGGGCAGCATGTGGCCTTGACGTGCGTTTGCTTCGTGTGCTGCGTTTGATCTGCGATAAACCCGGCGTCACGGCAACGGCCCTCACAGGCCAGGCGCTGATTGAGAAATCTCTGCTCTCCAAGCTTCTTGCTGAACTGATTGAGCGCAAGCTCATCCGCCGAACCATTCACCCGGACGATGCGCGTCATTTCCAGCTTTGGCCGACAATGGCGGGCAAGCGCACGCGTGCAAAGACCGATGGACTGGGCCTGAAATTGGAGGCAGAGATGTTGTCGACACTGTCGGTAATGGAATGCAAGCAACTCAACCGTATTGCGGACAAGCTCGTCGAGGCATTCCGCATGGAGTGGACGGCCCCGGATCTTCGGCCCAACGGGTCGAACAGATGCGACGCGCAGCAGCGTGTTAGCAACGCACGGTGA
- a CDS encoding MFS transporter, translating into MQETRNSTSHQGTDKLIFGIVLAVVTFWLFAQTTLNVAPAMASDLGVTTNVSNIAVSITALFSGIFIVVAGGLADSFGRVRLTLVGLALNAIGSLLIAASPTGTAVWLIAGRIVQGLSAACIMPATLALMKAYYDGAARQRALSFWSIGSWGGSGLCALFGGLVASTIGWRWIFWMSIAISAASYLLIRGTPESKIKQSNPMPFDWIGLIAFVVAMVALNVLIGQGSALGWLSPAALVLIAVFMVGAVIFFHAETHGDNPFVDLRLLSNRPYSGATLSNFLLNGAAGTLLVALSVVQQGAGLSSLQAGLMTTGYLVAILATIRVGEKLLQRWGPRKPMLLGCAITGLGILLTTFTFLLAKQYIVVAFFGFTLFGIGLGFYATPSTDAALSNVPNDKAGSASGIYKMASSLGAAFGVAISAAIFTALSHREGLSPMADIALGRTDNLALRYAAAIALLFNVLMVVIAMIAIMWTISKGNLKASGAPADSTR; encoded by the coding sequence ATGCAGGAAACAAGAAATTCAACGTCGCATCAAGGTACCGACAAGCTCATTTTCGGTATCGTTCTCGCCGTCGTCACCTTCTGGCTGTTCGCCCAGACCACTCTTAACGTCGCACCGGCCATGGCATCGGATCTGGGCGTCACAACCAATGTCAGCAATATCGCGGTCAGCATCACCGCGCTGTTCTCGGGGATTTTCATCGTTGTCGCAGGCGGACTCGCGGACTCATTCGGACGCGTGCGGCTGACCCTTGTGGGGCTGGCGCTGAACGCGATCGGCTCGCTATTGATTGCTGCCTCGCCGACCGGCACTGCCGTGTGGTTGATTGCGGGGCGCATCGTCCAGGGGCTGTCGGCCGCATGCATCATGCCGGCCACGCTGGCTTTGATGAAGGCATATTACGATGGCGCAGCCCGCCAGCGCGCGTTGAGTTTCTGGTCCATCGGCTCCTGGGGTGGTTCAGGGCTGTGCGCATTGTTTGGAGGTCTGGTCGCGTCCACGATCGGTTGGCGCTGGATCTTCTGGATGTCCATCGCAATCTCCGCGGCAAGCTATCTGCTAATCAGAGGCACGCCGGAAAGCAAGATTAAGCAGAGCAACCCGATGCCTTTCGACTGGATCGGGCTGATCGCCTTTGTGGTCGCGATGGTGGCGCTGAACGTCTTGATCGGTCAAGGCTCTGCATTGGGCTGGTTGAGCCCGGCGGCTCTGGTTTTGATCGCCGTCTTCATGGTCGGCGCAGTCATCTTTTTCCATGCCGAGACCCACGGCGACAACCCGTTCGTCGATCTGCGTCTGTTGAGCAACAGGCCTTACTCGGGCGCGACACTTTCCAATTTCCTGCTTAACGGCGCGGCGGGCACGCTGCTGGTGGCATTATCTGTGGTCCAGCAAGGCGCGGGACTCTCGTCGCTACAGGCGGGATTGATGACCACCGGCTATCTGGTTGCCATCCTCGCTACCATTCGTGTCGGCGAAAAGCTGCTGCAGCGGTGGGGGCCGCGCAAGCCGATGTTGCTGGGCTGCGCGATCACGGGGTTAGGCATCCTGCTGACCACCTTCACGTTCCTGCTCGCGAAGCAATATATCGTGGTGGCGTTTTTCGGCTTTACGTTGTTTGGTATCGGCCTCGGCTTCTATGCTACGCCGTCGACCGATGCGGCTCTGTCCAACGTCCCCAACGACAAGGCAGGATCGGCCTCGGGCATCTACAAGATGGCGTCGTCGCTGGGAGCGGCTTTCGGCGTTGCTATCTCGGCAGCGATTTTTACCGCACTGAGCCACAGGGAGGGACTCTCACCGATGGCTGACATTGCCCTCGGGCGAACCGACAATCTTGCCCTCCGCTATGCGGCTGCCATCGCACTGCTGTTCAACGTGCTGATGGTCGTGATCGCGATGATTGCCATCATGTGGACGATATCAAAAGGCAATCTTAAGGCATCCGGCGCTCCGGCAGACTCAACCCGATAG